The window TCGTGATGTGCGAAAGAAGTGGGTAAAACATGTCCTGATCAGCCTTTGAGAGCTGCTTTCATCTTGGCCAGCGCCGCCTTGTTGAGCTGGCAGACGCGCGCGTCCGACAGATCCAGCACGGCAGCCACTTCCTTGTAGCTCAGTTCAAATTCGTAAATCATCTGGATCACGCGCTGCTCGCGCTCGTCGAGGGCCATCAGGGCCTGTTCCAGGCTGTGCTTGACCATGAACTGCTCTTCCGGGCCGGGCGCGCTGTGGGCCCGTTCAGCGGCTTCCTGCAGCACTTCGTCAAAGCTGAGCAGCAGCTCGGCGCCATCGTCGAGCTGGTATTGCACGTAGGCTTCGGGTGTCAGGCCCAGGGCGGCGGCCGCTTCCTGGTCGTTCGGCTCGCGCCCGAGCGAGCGGGTCAGGGCGCGTACCTGGTCGCGCATCTTGTGGCTGTCCTGGCGCACCGCGCGCGGACGCCAGTCCTGGCGCCGCAGTTCGTCGAGGATGGCGCCGCGGATGCGCAAGGAAGCGAAGCTGCCGAAACCGGCGTCCGGCATGCCGTAGCGGCGCAGCGCTTCAAGCAAGCCCATCAGGCCGATCTGTTCCATGTCTTCGCGCCCCATCACGCCCGAGACCTGGGCGTTCAACTGGCGCACGATGCGCTTGACCAGCGGCGCGTAGGCCACCAGCTGGCGCTGTTCTTCGCGGGCGTCGAGCACGGGCGCGTACTCGGCCACCTGGGCGGCGCCGTAAGCGCCGCCGTACTCGCTGGCGTGTTCACCTGGCACGCCATGGGCGTGCGCGTTGCCGCCCAGGTAGCTGGCGGCGCTGCTGCAGTCGGTGTAATCGGCGTGATAGGCCACAGGATTCCCGGGTTGGCTATTCGATGATCAGTTTGCCGATCATGACTTCGGAGAAGGGCTTTTCGAGCTTGTCCTTGTCATAAGTGGCGGCGAAAGTGCTGTTGATCTGCTCGGCGTACTGCTCGACCGTCAGGGCCTGGGCCGCGCCCATGGTGTGCGCCGACAGGGCGCGCACGGCCACGCTGCGCAGCATCGGCAAGTCATCCTTGACCTTCTTTTCCTGCTCGAGCGTGGTCGACAGCACCAGGTCGGTGGAAATGTAGTGGGCCTGGGTTTCGCCAGGGCTACGGCGCAGCATGACGATGACCTTGTCGAGCGAGACGTAGCGCGCCGGCTTTTTCTTCGGCGCTTCGGCCTCGACCGGCTTGCCATCCTTGCCCGGCATCGGCTGCTTGAAGTACAGGGCCGCGCCGGCACCGGCGGCGCCCAGAATGCCGATGACCACAAAAGCGACGATCAGTTTGGTGGTCTTCTTCATGCCGCAACCTCACGGCCGGACAGCGAAAACGTGGCGGACGGATGGCCGGCTTCGGCCAGCGCGCGTCCAGGATCGTTGTCATTGTTGTCGCGTTCAGGCTGGCGCTGGCGACCTTGCTGTTCGCCGAAGGCGGCGCCGCTGCGCGGGGTTGCCGTAATGGTCACGGCGACATCGCTGAACTGGCGCTGGGCCAGGTCGGAACGCATGGCATCGCTGACATTGTTGAGCTGGCGCCGCACTTCGCTGTGGGTGGCGCTGATGTTTACTTCCAGCGCGCCGCCGGCGGCGTGGCGGATGGCGATCTCGATGCGGCCCAGCTGCGGCGGGTCGAGGCGGATCACGGCCTGGTCGATGTTGCGGCCCAGTTGCAGCTGCAGGCGGTCGCCCAGCGCTTCGCGCAGGGGCTGCTGCCAGTCGGCCGGGTTGGCCGGCAGTTTCACATCCAGCGGCGCGGCCATGGCGGCGTTCTGGGATGCCAGGGCGTTGGCACCGGTCATGACGTTGGCGGGCCCGGCAACCGGCGCGTCGCTGCGCAGCACGGTGTCGACGGTGGCGGCGGCCAGCGGCTGGGCGGTCGCGGCCACGCCGGTTTTCTGGGCTGCGGGAGCCGCTGTGCTGGTTGCCGTGCTGTCGCCGGTACGCACCGGTGCGCGCGGCGCCGGCGCGGCGGCCACGGTTTGCGCCGGCAGGGCGACCGGGGCGGCGAGCGGTGTACGGGACTCGGCGGCGCCGCTGCCGGTGGCGCTGTCGGTGCGGCTGTGGGTGCGGCTGTCAGCGGCGCCAATGGTGCTGGTGGCGGCCGCCGGCGGGGCGCTGAAGGTGGACGAGACGGTGCTGGCCGGGGCCGCGGGCATGGCGGCGGCGACGGCGATGGCGACGGCAACCGTTGGCGCGGCTGGCGTGGCCGGGACCGGCGCGGCAGCCGCAGTCAGCGGGCTGGCAAAGCTGACCGGGGCGCTGGCGCCAGCGACCGGTGCGGCCATGGTGGCGGGCAGGCTGGACGGCATCGGCACGGCTGGCGGCAGGACGATGCCGAGCGGCAGCGTCATACTCATCGTCATGGCCGGCGTGGTGGCGTAATCGGGCGTGTCGAGCGGCACGGCCGGCGCTGCAGGCGCGGCGCTATCGAGCAGGACGCCAGGCTCGGCCAGGCCGTCCGCCGGCGCGGCGTCGGCGCTGCCGGCCTCGCCCTCAGGCACGCTCACCTGGACGGCGGCGATGTCGAACATCAGCCAGCTGGCAAACGGCGCGGCGGCGTCGCCGCCAGCGGTGGCGGGGACGCCAGCGGCGGGCGCGGCGGCGCCAGTGGTGCCGGGAGCGCCAGGGGCGGCGGGGGAAGGGGTCAGGTTAGCGAGCATCATGGTTATGCCTGGTTACGTTCTGAATCAGTTTCATTGTCGAGGGCGTAAGCGATAAACCCGGCCTTGTTCGTGTGCATCTCGTGCATTTGCGCTCCCAGCAGTTCCAGCTCGGCGGCGCACAGGTCGGCTGCCTCGTCGTGCTGGGCGCGCAGCGCTTCCAGGGCACGCTTCTCAAGCGGGTTCCACGGGCCGCTGGCGGCCAGCACGCGCAGCTGGGTGCTCAGGGCGCCGACAGCGCGGTCGAGCGCGACCCAGTCGCGCGCGGTGCCAGCACCGGCCAGTGCCGCCGTCAGGGCGTTCAGGGCGGCGCGCCTATCCATTGCGCGCCTGGACGCCGATCCAGCCCTGGCGAATCGTGCCGAGGATCTCGACCACTTCGTCCAGCATCGCCGGATCCATCTTGATGCCAGCCCCGTGCAGGCGGGCCGCGCAAAAGTCATACAGTGTTGCCAGGTTTTCCACCACGTCGCCGCCTTGTTCGAAGTCCAGCGAGCTGGACAGTCCATTGATGATTTCGACACATTTGTCGATGCTGACCGCCTTCTGCTCGTAGCGCTTGCCGACGATGTGGCCGCGCGCACGGGCCAGCTCGTCAAGCAAGCCATCGGTCAGCAGCAAGACCAGCTCGACCGGTGATGCACGGGCCGTCTGAGCATCAAGGTTAACCGAGTGGTAGTCGCTGTAAGCGTCGGAATAGGACATCTTTTCCTCTCTTGATTAGGATTTGTCGCCGAACAGTGCGTCGAACATGGATGTGTTGGACGCCATCCGGCTTTGCAGTGTTTGCAACTGTGTAAATTGCATGAGATAGCGTTTGTAGGCGCTGTCGTACTGCTTGTCGAGCTGGTCCTGGCGCTTGGTCAGGCTGGTCTGCAATTTGGTGTTCTGTTCCAGGCGCTGCTTGAGCTGGCCGTCGGTGCTGCTGCTCCATTCCTTCAGGTAGCTGTCGACACTGCCGGCGATGCCGCTGCTGCTGCCGTTGACGCTGCTGCCGATGAGGGTATCGAGGCCTTTCGGCGATACGCCGAGCTGGCTGGTCAGGCGCGTCGCGTTCAAGCTCAGGCTGCCGTCGCGGGCGGCGATGATGCCGTAGGCGGCCAGGCTGTCGGCGCCATTCGCGCCGCGCAGCATGCTCACCATGCGTCCTTGCAGCACGCGCACGCCGCCATCGTTGGCGAACACGCCGCCGGCCTGGCCCTTGGGCGGGTCGCCCGGCGCCACCATGGCGTCGATTACGCCCTTGAGCTTGTTGTAATCGTCGACGAATTTCTGCACCTTGGCCACGGTGGCGGCGTTGTCGCTGGCCACCGTCAGGGTCACCGGCGCGTCGCCCGGGGCCTGGGCCTTGGCGAAGGTCATGGTCACGCCGTCGACGTTGGTGAACACGTTCGAGGCTTGTTCGATCTTGGTGCCGGTGCCCTGGGCGCCGAGCCAGACGATGGCATCCTGGCCGGTCACGATCTGCTTGGCGTTGAGTGGATCGTCGAGTGAGGCTTTCAGGCCGGCATTGTTGACCGCGGCGGTGTTGAGCGAAATATTGCCGGCCGCGCCAGTCGTCTTCGAGGTCAGCATCAGCTGGGTGACGCCGTTGACGGTGACGATCGAGGCCGATACGCGCCCGTTGTTGGTCGGCTCGGCATTGATGGCGGCCGCGATTTCGCGCGGGGTCAGGGTGCCGTTGGCGTCGCTGTTGGCGGTCGCCAGGTTGACGGAAAAGCCGGGCACGCCGCCCAGTTCAATGCCCAGGGTACCGCCATCGGCCGCGCTGTCGGCCAGGCCGCTGTAGGACACCTGGTTGGCGGTGGCGATGCGTTCGACAAAAAAGCTGTAGCTGCCGGCGGTGGCGTTCACGCCCGCGCTGGCGGTGCCGACCGCAGTGTTGCTGAAGGTCGCGGCCTGGCTCAGCATGGTCTTGCCGGAGGTCAGCGATAGCAGCGAACTCTGGTAGCCCGAAATGGCCGAGCGCAGCGAGGTCAGCGCGGCTGCGGCGGCGCTGGCTTGCCGGGTCTGGGACGTCAGGATGCTCTGGCGCGCCGAGGTGTAGTTGGTCGCCAGGCCAGTTGCGGTGGTGGCCGGATCGTAGGTGTTGCCAATGGTCGCCATCGTATTCTCCAGAGTGTCTTCAGGGTGGGCTTGCTATTACTTGCGGTTACTTGCGGCCGGCCAGCCACGATTGCGTGGCCAGGTCGTCTTCGCGCTTGCGGTCGACGCGGTTTTGGGCCAGCGCCGCCACGCCTTTTTTCTGTTCCAGTACCTGGCCCAGCAATTCGCGCTCGCTCCAGGCGTCGTTCAGGGCGCGCTGCGACACGGCCATGGTCGCTTCGTGCAGGCTCAGGTCGGTGCGGTGGTTGTCGGCCAGCGCGATCACGGCCAGCTTGTACTGGCCGCAGTTGAGCGCCAGCGCCAGCGGCAGGGCGCCGCTGGCGCCGCTGCCGCTGGCCAGGCTGTCCAGGCGGGCCAGGTTGGCCTGGTAGCGCGCCTTGGTGGCGTGCTGGGCGGCCATGTCGGCCTGCAGCTTTTCCACCTTGGTGCTGCGCAGGCGCACCAGCGTGTCGAGGCTGTCGATCGTGCTCTTGATGGTCATGACATCATCGCTTCCAGTTGGGAAATGCATTCAGGCAAAGGCGCCGCTTCCCGCGTACCCTGGCACAGGTAAGCGTCGATATGGGGTTCCAGGCGCACCGCGTGGTCGGTCACCGGATCGGCGCCCGGCACGTAGGCGCCCAGGGGAATCAGGTCGCGCACGCGGGCGTGGCGGGCCAGTGCGGCTTTCAGCTTGCGGGCGGCCAGCGCGTGCGGGACCGGGACCACCTGGGCCATGCAGCGGCTGATCGAGGCGGCCACGTCGATGGCCGGGTAATGGCCGCGTTCGGCCAGTTCGCGGGTGAGCACGATGTGGCCGTCGAGAATCGCGCGGGCGGTGTCGACCACCGGATCCTGCTGGTCGTCGCCTTCGGCCAGCACGGTGTAGATGGCGCTCATGCTGCCGTGTTCGTGCTCGCCGTTGCCGGCGCTTTCGACCAGCTGCGGCAGGGCCGAGAACACCGACGGCGGATAGCCCTTGGTGGCCGGCGGTTCGCCCAGCGCCAGCGCCACTTCGCGCAGCGCCATGGCGTAGCGGGTGAGCGAATCGACCAGCAGCAGCACGTTCAAGCCCTGGTCGCGGTAATGGGCGGCGATCGCATGGCACAGTTCGGTTGCGCGGATGCGCATCAGCGGCGATTCGTCGGCCGGGGCGATCACCAGCACGGCTTTTTTCAAGCCCTCGGGGCCGAGCGACATGTCGACGAATTCGCGCACTTCGCGCGAACGCTCGCCGATCAGGCCGACCACGACCACGTCGGCCACGGTCTGGCGCGTGATCAGGCCCAGCAGCACGGACTTGCCGACGCCGCTGCCGGCCATCAGGCCGACGCGCTGGCCCTTGCCGATGGTCAGCATGGAATTGATGGCGCGCACGCCGACGTCGAGCGGCTCGACCACCGGTTGCTTTTTCAGCGGATTGATTTTAGGCGGCGTCATCTCCAAGCGATGCTCGCCGCCCAGGCGGCCCAGGCCGTCGATCGGCTCGCCCAGGCCATTGACCATGCGTCCCAGCCACGAGGGGCCGATCTGCAGGGTGGCGGCGGTCGGGCTGGGCAGCACGCGGGCGCCCGTGGTCAGGCCGATGGCTTGCTTGAACGGCATCAGGAACGACAGGCGTTCGCGGAAACCCACCACCTGGGCATCGAGCCAGTCGCCATTGACCGTTTCGATGCGGCAGCGCTGGCCCGTGTGCAGGCGGCAGCCGGCCGATTCCAGCAGCAAGCCCGAGGCACCGACCAGGCGCCCGGTCGGGATTGCGACCGGGACGTCGTCGAGCTCGACGGTGCGCAGGGAATCGGCCAGGGTGCTCATGCTTCCATCTCCTCGGGCACCCGTTCAGGCGCCGGCAGCAACTGGGCGCTGACCTGGGTCATGCAGGCGGCCAGGCGGCCCTGGCAACCGGCGTCGACTTCATTGTCGCCGGCGCGCACACGGCATTCGCCCGCTTGCAGCGACGGGTCCGGCAGCAGGTTCCACTTGGCGGCGCGCACCGGATCGAGTTCGGTGATGCGCTTGAGTTCTTCCGGACTGAGGCACACTTCGATGCCGTCACGGGTCGGCGGCATGGCGGCCAGCGCTTCGTCCACCAGGGCCAGCAACTGGACCGGCTGGAGCGCCAGTTCGGCGCGGATCACCTGGCGCGCCACCTTGCCGACCAGGTCGACGACTTCCTTGCGCTGGGCGGAACGGAATTCCTCGACCATCTGGTTCAGTTGCGTGAACATGCCATCGAGCGGCCCGGCCAGCTGCTCGAAGCGGTCCTGCACCTGCTGCATGGCTTGCCGGCGGCCGGCGGCCTGGCCCTCGGCCAGTCCGGCTGCGTAGCCTTCGGCGCTGCCGCGCGACTGGCCGCTCTCGTAGCCGTCGCGCTGCCCCTGCTGGTAGCCGTCTTCGACCGCGTTCTGCCACTGGCCGGCGGCCTCGGCTGAATGGGCGGCACCGAGCGCGTCGAGTTGCGACAGCGGTGGGAAATGGTAGGGGCGGAATTGTTTCATTCTATGACGGCCTCGGCAAACAGTTGGACTTCGATCTCGCCGTTGTCGGCCAGTTGTTTCACGGTTGCCATGATGTCCTTGCGCGTCTGTTCGATGCGCGAGAGCGGTACGGGACCGGCGCGGCGCAGCAGGTCGTCGAAGTTCTGGGCCTGGCGGCGCGGCATGGTGGTGAGGATCGCGTCGCGGATCGCCGGTTCGGCGCCCTTGAGGGCGATGGCCCACTGTTCCAGCGGCACGTCGTCGAGGATGCGGGTAATCGTGGCCTCGGTCTGGCGCGACAGGATGAAAAAGTCGTACATGCTCATTTCGATTTCGGACACCACGTCCGGATCGTGGGCGCGCAGCAGTTCGACCATGCCGGCGCGGTTGCCCGGCAGGCGGTTCAAAATCTCGGCAACCTGGCGGATGCCTTCCACGCTGGCGCTCTGCGTATCGAGCGCGCCCAGGCAGCGGGTCACCAGCTCTTCCAGTTCGGTCAAGAGGTCGCGGTCGATTTCATCGAGCCGCGCCAGGTTCAGCAGCACCAGGTCGCGGCCCTCGAGCGGCAGGGCGTCGAGGATCTGGCCGGCCAGGGCCGGCGGCAGGAAGGCCAGGAACACGGCCTGCATCTGCACGTGCTCGTTGGCGACATAGTCGGCCAGCCATTTCGGCGAGGCCCACTGCAGACGCGCCATCATCGGGCGGATCGCATCGCCGTAGATGTTGTTGAGCACGCTGTTGGCGATGTCGCTGCCGAGCGCCAGGTCGAGCGAGCGCTTCAGGTAGCTGCGCGAAGCGCCATGCACGCCCGACTGCTGGCGGTAATCGTCGAAGAAGGTTTGCATCGCCACGCGCACGGAATCGACCTTGATGCCGCTCATGCGCGACATCACTTGCGTCACTTCCAGCAATTCCTCGCGGTCGAGGCAGCGCAGCACGGCCGCGGCCGGCTCTTCGCCAATGCTCAACAGGACGATGGCGGCCTGTTCGACAGGGGTCAGTCCAGGCGCCTCTTCGGCGTCCACGTTATTGTCCAGTTCGGCCATTTTTCTGCATCCATTGTTTGACGACTTCGGCGACCCGCTCCGGTTCCTTGGCAGCGAGAACTTTCAGGTGATCGACCATCACATCGACTGCCGATCCGGCAGGGGGAAGATCATAATTTTCCAGCAAAGGCACCATCGGCAGCGGTGCGCCGAGGGCCGGGGCGCCGCCCACGAGCTCGACCGCACGGGCGTCGCCGGCACGCAGCGCCGGACCGGCCACCGCGGTGGCGGCACCGGCCGGACCGCCGAGCAGCTGGGCGTCGGCGGCGACCGCGCCTGCCGGCGCCAGGCGCACCGTCAACAGGCGCAGCAGCGGACGGATGATCAGCAGGAAGCCGAGCAGGATGCCCACCGCCCACGCCGCCCAGCTGCTCATGTCGACCACGTTGTCGCGTTCCTGCCACCATGGGGCTGCGGCGGGCTGGACCGGGAAGGTCATGGCCGACACGGTCAGTACATCGCCGCGTTCGGCATTGATGCCCAGGCCGCTGGTCAGGGTTTTTTCGATATTCGCCAGTTCGGCGGCGGTCCAGCCGGTCTTGGCGGCAGCCACGTTATTGTTCAGCACCACAGCCACGCTGAGCTTCTTCAAACGGCCGCGGCTGCGCTTGATCTGGGTGATGTTGCGGTCGTAGGCGAACTGGCGCGTGCTGGCGTTCTTGCGCGCGCTGCCGTCGTCCATCTTCGGATCGGGTCCGGCGCCGGCGCCGGCGACGACCTGCGGATCGGGCAGGGCCGGCGGACGGTTCGACAGGGTGCCCGGCACGCCCATCGCCATGCGGTTCTTTTCCTGCTCTTCGCGTACCGCTTCGCTGGTCACTTTCGGGGCATCGCCGTATTTCTCGCTGGTTTCCTCGATCTTGTCGTTGTCGATGTCGGCGGTGACGCTGAGCTTGAAGTTGTTCGCGCCCAGGACTGGACCTAGCAGTTCATTCACGTTGCCGCGCACCTGGTCCTGGTATTTCTTGGCGTTGGCATCCGCGCCCTGGCCGGCGCCGTCGAAGCCGTCGCTCAGGTCGACCCGCGAGGACAGGTAGTTGCCGGCCTGGTCGACCAGGCTGACGCGCTGCGGCGAGAGGCTGGCAACGCTGCCCGAGACCATGTTGATGATCGCGGCGATCTGTTCCGGGGCCAGGGTACGGCCCGGCTTGACCGCGATGACGACCGAGGCCGAGGATTTTTCACCATCGCTGGCCACGAACGAGGTCGAACGGGCGATCGACAGGTGCACGCGGGCCGAGGCGATGGCGTCGAGCGCCAGGATGCTTTGCGACAGTTCGCCTTCGAGGCCGCGGCGGAAGCGCACGTCCTGCACGAACTGGGACACGCCCAGCGGATCGTTCTTGTCCATCAGTTCCAGGCCGGCCGGCAGCTGGGCGCTCAAGCCCTTGGCGGCGAGCAGCATGCGCACCTTGCCCAGCGACGAAGACGGCACCAGCAGCTGACCGGTTTCCGGATGCAGGCGGTAGGGAATCTGGTCGGCGTCGAGCACGGCCATCATGTCGCCCGAGGCCACCCGCTCGCTGGCGCCGAAGACCGGCTTGTAACCAGCCTGGTCGTTCCACAGGTACATCATGACCGCGGCCGTGATGGCGATCGCCAGCACCAGGATCGGGGTCAGATTGTTGCGCAGCGCTGGAGGCAGCGAAGGCATGGCGCCCATGCGCCCGGCGAAGTTCGATTTGAGAGAGGCAATCACGCTGGTTTTTTCCCGCGGTTAAGGTAACGTTGCAAACAGGAGCTCAGACCGGGAGCTTGATCAGCTCGTCCACGGCGCCCATGACCTTGTTACGCACTTGCATGAGCATCGAGAAGGACAGGCTGGCTTCCTGGCTGGCCAGCATGGCGCCGACCAGGTCGTCGCTCTTGCCGCTGTCGACGTCGTTCATTTTCTGGCCGGCCTGGGCATCCTGGCGGTTCACACTGTCGAGCGCATCTTTCATGCTCTGGGTGAACGAAAACCCGGCCGGGAGCGCTTCGCCGGCGGTCGGTCCGATGTTGGCGTGCGCGGCCATTTGGCCCGCATCGTTGGCCAGGATTTTCATCTCCGACTGGAGCTGGCCGGCGAGCGAATTCGATGTTGTAATTCCGACTTCCATGTTGTCATCCCTGCATAATTTTTTGTTCATAATCAAACAGTTACGACTAATTTTCTGTCGTAGCCGGCCTGAACGGTGAAGCGCCAAGTGTGCGCGTTCCGTGCCGCGATTCCAAACGAAAACATGCTCGACGGCAAAAAGATTTATTGCTGAGTCGGGTAAAACCAACAAATTTCGCTAAACCACTTGGAGGAGAAGCAAAGGTGTCGAAATGCCTAACGATATCGCTTACTGTTGGTAACGGGGGCGACGGTCGGAACTTGAGCCTGTCTTCCGGTTAATTTCCTTGCAGCATCATATTTCACCTTACCCTACGGCAATTATAATGCCACATGGAAATTAAATCCATCAAATAAAAATGCTCTGATATACTGTTTTCCTCAAACAAAACAAAGAGTTGCCCTCTTTGCCATGCACTTGCCGAGTTACTTATGACCATGATAAATAAGACAAACTTGCCGGCATCACCGCAGGTGCTCGACCCCCGGCTGCTGGGACGGCCAGTCCATTTGCTGCCCCATTTCGCTGCCCAGTTTGCCGAGGATCTGGCCGCCGCCTTGCGCCAGCCAGCCCTGCGCCGCTACTGGGATGGCTTTCAGCTTGAAGCGAGCGGTTTCGTGGGCCCGCCCGACAGCAGCCAGAGCGGGCGCTGGCTCGGCTTTACCAGTGGTGCAGGCGACGCCGGCGGTATCGCCTTCGCGCTCGAACGCTCGCTGCTGCTAAGCGTGCTCAACCAGCGTTACGGACGCCGCGGCGCGGCCCCCGCGCCCTCCGTCGATCCCTCCACGGTACGCGTGACGGCCACGGAAGAACGCCTCGCAGTTGTGTTAGGTCAACAACTAGCGTCGGTCCTATCCAAGCGGGTGGATGCAAACCTTGCGCGAGCGCATAATGAACCCGGCGCGGCTTCCACCGAGCTGGTGCCGGGCAGCGTGCCGCCGGCGCCGCCCAGCGCCGATGGCTGGACGCTCGGCATTACCCTGCGCCAGGCCCAGAGCGGCGAATGCGGCCAGCTGTGGCTGGCGCTGGACCAGGACATGGTGGCGCGCGTGCTGCTCGGGCTGTTGCCGGAGCGC of the Massilia violaceinigra genome contains:
- the fliS gene encoding flagellar export chaperone FliS, whose amino-acid sequence is MSYSDAYSDYHSVNLDAQTARASPVELVLLLTDGLLDELARARGHIVGKRYEQKAVSIDKCVEIINGLSSSLDFEQGGDVVENLATLYDFCAARLHGAGIKMDPAMLDEVVEILGTIRQGWIGVQARNG
- a CDS encoding flagellar motor switch protein FliG, translated to MAELDNNVDAEEAPGLTPVEQAAIVLLSIGEEPAAAVLRCLDREELLEVTQVMSRMSGIKVDSVRVAMQTFFDDYRQQSGVHGASRSYLKRSLDLALGSDIANSVLNNIYGDAIRPMMARLQWASPKWLADYVANEHVQMQAVFLAFLPPALAGQILDALPLEGRDLVLLNLARLDEIDRDLLTELEELVTRCLGALDTQSASVEGIRQVAEILNRLPGNRAGMVELLRAHDPDVVSEIEMSMYDFFILSRQTEATITRILDDVPLEQWAIALKGAEPAIRDAILTTMPRRQAQNFDDLLRRAGPVPLSRIEQTRKDIMATVKQLADNGEIEVQLFAEAVIE
- a CDS encoding flagellar hook-basal body complex protein FliE, whose protein sequence is MEVGITTSNSLAGQLQSEMKILANDAGQMAAHANIGPTAGEALPAGFSFTQSMKDALDSVNRQDAQAGQKMNDVDSGKSDDLVGAMLASQEASLSFSMLMQVRNKVMGAVDELIKLPV
- a CDS encoding flagellar hook-length control protein FliK gives rise to the protein MMLANLTPSPAAPGAPGTTGAAAPAAGVPATAGGDAAAPFASWLMFDIAAVQVSVPEGEAGSADAAPADGLAEPGVLLDSAAPAAPAVPLDTPDYATTPAMTMSMTLPLGIVLPPAVPMPSSLPATMAAPVAGASAPVSFASPLTAAAAPVPATPAAPTVAVAIAVAAAMPAAPASTVSSTFSAPPAAATSTIGAADSRTHSRTDSATGSGAAESRTPLAAPVALPAQTVAAAPAPRAPVRTGDSTATSTAAPAAQKTGVAATAQPLAAATVDTVLRSDAPVAGPANVMTGANALASQNAAMAAPLDVKLPANPADWQQPLREALGDRLQLQLGRNIDQAVIRLDPPQLGRIEIAIRHAAGGALEVNISATHSEVRRQLNNVSDAMRSDLAQRQFSDVAVTITATPRSGAAFGEQQGRQRQPERDNNDNDPGRALAEAGHPSATFSLSGREVAA
- the fliF gene encoding flagellar basal-body MS-ring/collar protein FliF, producing MIASLKSNFAGRMGAMPSLPPALRNNLTPILVLAIAITAAVMMYLWNDQAGYKPVFGASERVASGDMMAVLDADQIPYRLHPETGQLLVPSSSLGKVRMLLAAKGLSAQLPAGLELMDKNDPLGVSQFVQDVRFRRGLEGELSQSILALDAIASARVHLSIARSTSFVASDGEKSSASVVIAVKPGRTLAPEQIAAIINMVSGSVASLSPQRVSLVDQAGNYLSSRVDLSDGFDGAGQGADANAKKYQDQVRGNVNELLGPVLGANNFKLSVTADIDNDKIEETSEKYGDAPKVTSEAVREEQEKNRMAMGVPGTLSNRPPALPDPQVVAGAGAGPDPKMDDGSARKNASTRQFAYDRNITQIKRSRGRLKKLSVAVVLNNNVAAAKTGWTAAELANIEKTLTSGLGINAERGDVLTVSAMTFPVQPAAAPWWQERDNVVDMSSWAAWAVGILLGFLLIIRPLLRLLTVRLAPAGAVAADAQLLGGPAGAATAVAGPALRAGDARAVELVGGAPALGAPLPMVPLLENYDLPPAGSAVDVMVDHLKVLAAKEPERVAEVVKQWMQKNGRTGQ
- a CDS encoding FliA/WhiG family RNA polymerase sigma factor; its protein translation is MAEYAPVLDAREEQRQLVAYAPLVKRIVRQLNAQVSGVMGREDMEQIGLMGLLEALRRYGMPDAGFGSFASLRIRGAILDELRRQDWRPRAVRQDSHKMRDQVRALTRSLGREPNDQEAAAALGLTPEAYVQYQLDDGAELLLSFDEVLQEAAERAHSAPGPEEQFMVKHSLEQALMALDEREQRVIQMIYEFELSYKEVAAVLDLSDARVCQLNKAALAKMKAALKG
- the fliH gene encoding flagellar assembly protein FliH, giving the protein MKQFRPYHFPPLSQLDALGAAHSAEAAGQWQNAVEDGYQQGQRDGYESGQSRGSAEGYAAGLAEGQAAGRRQAMQQVQDRFEQLAGPLDGMFTQLNQMVEEFRSAQRKEVVDLVGKVARQVIRAELALQPVQLLALVDEALAAMPPTRDGIEVCLSPEELKRITELDPVRAAKWNLLPDPSLQAGECRVRAGDNEVDAGCQGRLAACMTQVSAQLLPAPERVPEEMEA
- the fliI gene encoding flagellar protein export ATPase FliI; translation: MSTLADSLRTVELDDVPVAIPTGRLVGASGLLLESAGCRLHTGQRCRIETVNGDWLDAQVVGFRERLSFLMPFKQAIGLTTGARVLPSPTAATLQIGPSWLGRMVNGLGEPIDGLGRLGGEHRLEMTPPKINPLKKQPVVEPLDVGVRAINSMLTIGKGQRVGLMAGSGVGKSVLLGLITRQTVADVVVVGLIGERSREVREFVDMSLGPEGLKKAVLVIAPADESPLMRIRATELCHAIAAHYRDQGLNVLLLVDSLTRYAMALREVALALGEPPATKGYPPSVFSALPQLVESAGNGEHEHGSMSAIYTVLAEGDDQQDPVVDTARAILDGHIVLTRELAERGHYPAIDVAASISRCMAQVVPVPHALAARKLKAALARHARVRDLIPLGAYVPGADPVTDHAVRLEPHIDAYLCQGTREAAPLPECISQLEAMMS
- a CDS encoding flagellar basal body-associated FliL family protein; translated protein: MKKTTKLIVAFVVIGILGAAGAGAALYFKQPMPGKDGKPVEAEAPKKKPARYVSLDKVIVMLRRSPGETQAHYISTDLVLSTTLEQEKKVKDDLPMLRSVAVRALSAHTMGAAQALTVEQYAEQINSTFAATYDKDKLEKPFSEVMIGKLIIE
- the fliD gene encoding flagellar filament capping protein FliD codes for the protein MATIGNTYDPATTATGLATNYTSARQSILTSQTRQASAAAAALTSLRSAISGYQSSLLSLTSGKTMLSQAATFSNTAVGTASAGVNATAGSYSFFVERIATANQVSYSGLADSAADGGTLGIELGGVPGFSVNLATANSDANGTLTPREIAAAINAEPTNNGRVSASIVTVNGVTQLMLTSKTTGAAGNISLNTAAVNNAGLKASLDDPLNAKQIVTGQDAIVWLGAQGTGTKIEQASNVFTNVDGVTMTFAKAQAPGDAPVTLTVASDNAATVAKVQKFVDDYNKLKGVIDAMVAPGDPPKGQAGGVFANDGGVRVLQGRMVSMLRGANGADSLAAYGIIAARDGSLSLNATRLTSQLGVSPKGLDTLIGSSVNGSSSGIAGSVDSYLKEWSSSTDGQLKQRLEQNTKLQTSLTKRQDQLDKQYDSAYKRYLMQFTQLQTLQSRMASNTSMFDALFGDKS
- a CDS encoding flagellar export protein FliJ, whose product is MTIKSTIDSLDTLVRLRSTKVEKLQADMAAQHATKARYQANLARLDSLASGSGASGALPLALALNCGQYKLAVIALADNHRTDLSLHEATMAVSQRALNDAWSERELLGQVLEQKKGVAALAQNRVDRKREDDLATQSWLAGRK